One stretch of Cedecea neteri DNA includes these proteins:
- a CDS encoding DUF2554 family protein encodes MALKNQLSIILLLIVTALFSGQTLAERHGHEYFVVKDIDIQLSHQADSDELRQAAEDSADDFREHHHAVTHRRPATYLR; translated from the coding sequence ATGGCACTAAAAAATCAGCTGAGCATTATCCTGTTATTAATTGTGACCGCACTTTTCTCCGGACAGACCCTGGCCGAGCGTCACGGGCACGAATACTTCGTGGTGAAAGATATCGATATTCAGCTTAGCCACCAGGCAGACAGCGATGAACTGCGCCAGGCGGCAGAAGATTCCGCTGATGATTTCCGGGAACACCATCATGCGGTCACCCACAGACGGCCAGCCACCTATTTGCGTTAA
- a CDS encoding AzlC family ABC transporter permease gives MRAHLRTLPGDTKKAIFLVCLAVGVVGVSYGSLAMAYGFPLWLPVLASFVVLAGASEFMFIGIIASGGNPFAAAMAGLLVNARHIPFGVAVRELVGTRLLSLLGCHIMNDESVVFGLSQATPEKRKAAYWLCGAGVALFWPAGTLLGAAVGSLLPSPEVIGLDAVFPAILLALVIPAFKSRTTLVRASTGAAISLAATPFAPVGLPVLLSMLGLLARKK, from the coding sequence ATGCGCGCCCACCTCCGCACCCTGCCCGGAGACACCAAAAAAGCCATTTTCCTCGTCTGCCTCGCCGTCGGCGTCGTGGGCGTTTCTTACGGCTCACTCGCGATGGCCTACGGCTTCCCGCTCTGGCTGCCGGTGCTGGCCTCTTTTGTGGTGCTGGCGGGGGCATCCGAATTTATGTTTATCGGCATTATCGCCAGCGGCGGTAATCCTTTTGCGGCCGCGATGGCTGGCCTGCTGGTTAACGCCAGGCATATTCCGTTTGGCGTCGCCGTACGGGAACTGGTGGGCACACGCCTGCTAAGCCTCCTGGGCTGCCATATCATGAACGACGAGAGCGTCGTTTTCGGCCTGTCTCAGGCCACGCCTGAAAAACGCAAAGCCGCCTACTGGCTCTGCGGCGCGGGTGTCGCACTTTTCTGGCCTGCGGGAACCCTGCTCGGCGCGGCGGTAGGCAGCCTGCTTCCTTCGCCGGAAGTTATCGGGCTGGACGCGGTTTTCCCGGCTATTCTGCTGGCGCTGGTTATTCCGGCCTTTAAAAGCCGTACCACGCTGGTTCGCGCCTCAACCGGGGCAGCTATTTCACTGGCCGCCACGCCTTTTGCTCCCGTTGGGCTGCCGGTGCTGCTTTCCATGTTAGGCCTGCTGGCGAGGAAAAAATAA
- a CDS encoding AzlD domain-containing protein: MTYTLTVLAGLAVLSAGTWLMRFTGAKLGNKMALSDRAQKLLNDGATTLLFSVALATTFFEGSHFAGYARFAGVAVAVFLAWRKVPLIFVIIAAALVTALLRLAGIH, translated from the coding sequence ATGACCTATACCCTTACCGTGCTTGCCGGGCTGGCCGTGCTGTCTGCGGGAACGTGGCTGATGCGTTTTACCGGCGCGAAGCTTGGCAACAAGATGGCGCTGTCCGACCGTGCACAAAAGCTGCTTAACGACGGGGCGACCACCCTGCTGTTTTCCGTCGCCCTGGCGACCACGTTTTTTGAAGGCTCTCATTTCGCAGGGTACGCCAGGTTTGCAGGCGTGGCCGTGGCGGTGTTCCTCGCCTGGCGCAAGGTACCGCTGATCTTCGTGATTATTGCCGCCGCGCTGGTGACGGCGCTCCTGCGTCTGGCGGGTATTCACTGA